In Prosthecobacter vanneervenii, one DNA window encodes the following:
- a CDS encoding L,D-transpeptidase, translating into MTSRRAIKLIFLLLACLLLTSHASAATIDAITFAAEPGKLFLPANEALDELKWPVARDDKGRISLLNEMEVKAGTLRILPDGTELVSTELLAQAGAQVTPPDEDGSVKVGGLFRGFVLKAGAQRVVVSLKRQVLQGWQGDRLVMQTHISSGRNGRTPAGEFHAGPFRTAMHYSSLFQNAPMPWSVQINGNIFIHGFTSVPDYPASHGCIRVPLTNGNPAKFFYEWVLSGTPVSVTKD; encoded by the coding sequence ATGACTTCACGACGCGCAATCAAGCTGATCTTTCTCCTGCTTGCCTGCCTGCTGCTGACGTCTCACGCATCTGCAGCGACGATCGACGCCATCACTTTTGCTGCTGAACCGGGAAAGCTTTTTCTGCCTGCCAATGAAGCGCTTGATGAGCTAAAATGGCCGGTGGCCCGGGATGATAAAGGAAGAATCTCTCTGCTGAACGAAATGGAAGTGAAGGCCGGGACACTGCGCATCCTGCCAGATGGCACCGAGCTGGTAAGCACAGAGCTCCTGGCCCAAGCCGGAGCGCAAGTGACACCGCCGGATGAAGATGGCAGCGTCAAAGTAGGAGGGTTGTTTCGTGGTTTCGTGCTGAAGGCCGGAGCACAGCGGGTGGTGGTCAGCCTCAAGCGGCAGGTGCTCCAGGGGTGGCAGGGCGACCGCCTGGTGATGCAAACGCACATCAGCTCCGGCCGCAACGGACGCACGCCCGCAGGTGAATTCCACGCAGGCCCCTTCCGGACGGCCATGCACTATTCCAGCCTCTTTCAAAATGCGCCGATGCCATGGAGTGTGCAGATCAACGGCAACATTTTCATCCATGGCTTCACCAGCGTTCCCGATTACCCCGCCTCCCACGGCTGCATCCGGGTGCCGCTGACAAATGGCAATCCGGCCAAGTTTTTCTACGAGTGGGTGCTCAGCGGCACGCCGGTGAGCGTGACGAAGGATTAA
- the rsgA gene encoding ribosome small subunit-dependent GTPase A — translation MASLSLIDLGWNDFFAKHFEPYHAQGWKPARLIRDNKISYGALLEDGAKGFDEFEVILSGKVYHDAETDADLPAVGDWVALEVGGEDGDNIIRARLPRQTCFSRKASGFSAEEQVIAANVNAVIVVTDAGPDFSLRRMERYFTLIARSGAKAVVLVNKADLYPDSQNQEAADSIRALNAEADVHVTSVKKRKGLKVLKDYFKRGQSVAIIGSSGVGKSALVNLLLGEDWQWVDEVNEITGKGRHTTTARELLVLDKGGIIIDNPGIKEVQMWTNETTLRERFADIDELARQCKYGDCKHGSDAGCAIRGAVEAGTLDAERYEGYLKLEEEIAKLRKQRKKRQMTVERRNKRDHKIKARNRVDREDIERDLKPRA, via the coding sequence ATGGCGTCGCTAAGTCTCATCGATCTGGGCTGGAATGACTTCTTTGCGAAGCATTTTGAGCCCTACCATGCCCAAGGCTGGAAGCCTGCGCGCCTGATCCGGGACAACAAGATCAGCTACGGCGCGTTGCTGGAAGACGGTGCCAAGGGTTTTGATGAGTTCGAGGTCATCCTCAGCGGCAAAGTTTATCACGATGCCGAAACCGATGCAGACCTGCCCGCCGTGGGCGACTGGGTGGCTCTGGAAGTGGGAGGCGAAGATGGTGACAACATCATCCGCGCCCGCCTGCCACGGCAGACCTGCTTTTCCCGCAAGGCCTCCGGCTTCAGTGCCGAGGAGCAAGTCATAGCCGCCAATGTGAATGCAGTCATCGTCGTGACCGATGCGGGTCCTGATTTCAGCCTGCGCCGCATGGAGCGCTACTTCACACTCATCGCCCGCAGCGGTGCCAAGGCGGTCGTGCTGGTCAACAAAGCCGACCTCTATCCCGACAGCCAGAACCAGGAGGCCGCAGACTCCATCCGTGCATTGAATGCCGAGGCCGACGTGCATGTGACCAGTGTCAAAAAACGCAAAGGGCTCAAGGTGCTGAAAGATTACTTCAAGCGCGGGCAGAGCGTGGCCATCATCGGCTCCAGCGGCGTGGGCAAATCCGCGCTGGTCAATCTGCTGCTGGGAGAGGACTGGCAGTGGGTGGACGAGGTGAACGAGATCACCGGCAAAGGCCGCCACACCACCACCGCCCGAGAGCTGCTGGTGCTCGATAAAGGTGGCATCATCATCGACAACCCCGGCATCAAGGAAGTCCAGATGTGGACGAATGAGACCACGCTGCGCGAGCGCTTTGCCGACATCGACGAACTCGCCCGGCAGTGCAAATACGGCGACTGCAAACACGGCTCCGATGCCGGATGTGCCATCCGTGGTGCTGTGGAGGCGGGTACTCTGGACGCCGAGCGCTACGAAGGCTACCTGAAGCTGGAAGAGGAAATCGCCAAGCTGCGCAAGCAACGCAAGAAACGCCAGATGACCGTCGAGCGCCGCAACAAGCGCGACCACAAGATCAAGGCGCGCAATCGCGTCGATCGTGAGGACATCGAGCGAGATCTGAAGCCTCGCGCCTGA
- a CDS encoding pseudouridine synthase, whose translation MSQPPPTTRTGLARAMSKLGFCSRSRATELIRMGKVQVNHVVRKNPEFPVVLKKDIIIMDDVSINQAKQVYVMLNKPRGLVTSASDELGRETVYSCFEGSRLPHLSPVGRLDKASEGLLLFTNDNTWADAITNPDTHVDKTYHVQIGGTVDEKRLAQIRQGVEDEELGGHLSAKAVKILRAGEKNMWLEVILDEGRNRHIRRLLEAFNIEVLRLMRVKIGTLELGSLPKGKWRELSKNEIAKLCVQM comes from the coding sequence ATGTCACAACCGCCACCCACCACCCGCACCGGACTCGCCCGCGCCATGTCAAAGCTGGGCTTCTGCTCGCGCAGTCGAGCCACGGAGCTGATCCGCATGGGCAAGGTGCAGGTGAATCACGTGGTGAGAAAAAATCCTGAATTCCCCGTCGTGCTCAAAAAAGACATCATCATCATGGATGATGTCAGCATCAATCAGGCAAAGCAGGTCTATGTCATGCTCAACAAGCCGCGCGGCCTCGTCACCAGTGCTTCGGATGAGCTCGGGCGTGAGACGGTTTACTCCTGCTTTGAGGGCTCACGCCTGCCGCATCTCTCCCCCGTAGGCCGCCTGGACAAGGCCAGCGAGGGCCTGCTGCTCTTCACCAATGACAATACTTGGGCGGATGCCATCACCAATCCAGACACCCATGTGGACAAAACCTATCACGTGCAGATCGGCGGCACTGTGGATGAAAAGCGTCTCGCCCAGATCCGGCAGGGCGTCGAGGATGAAGAATTAGGCGGCCACCTCTCCGCCAAGGCGGTCAAAATTCTCCGTGCCGGCGAAAAAAACATGTGGCTCGAAGTCATCCTGGATGAAGGGCGCAACCGCCACATCCGCCGCCTGCTGGAAGCCTTCAACATCGAAGTCCTCCGCTTGATGCGTGTGAAAATCGGCACGCTGGAGCTGGGCAGTCTGCCGAAAGGAAAGTGGCGCGAGCTGAGCAAGAACGAGATCGCGAAACTGTGCGTGCAGATGTAG